One Aegilops tauschii subsp. strangulata cultivar AL8/78 chromosome 2, Aet v6.0, whole genome shotgun sequence genomic window, taggatacccaaaggagacagttgggtacaccttctatcacagatccgaaagcaagatattcgttgctaagaatgggtcctttctagagaggAGTTTCtatcgaaagaagtgagtgggaggaaagtagaacttgatgaggtaactgtacctgctcccttattggaatgtagttcatcacagaaatctgttcctatgactactacaccaattagtgaggaagctaatgatgatgatcatgtaacttcagatcaagttactaccgaacctcgtaggtaaaccagagtgagatccgcaccagagtggtacggtaatcctgttctggaggtcatgttacttgaccatgacgaacctacgaactatgaggaagcgatgatgagcccagattccgcgaaatggcttgaggccatgaaatctgagatgagatccatgtatgagaacaaagtatggactttgattgacttgcccaatgatcggcgagccactgagattaaatggatcttcaagaggaagacgaacgctgatagtagtgttactatctacaaagctagaattgtcgcaaaaggttttcgacaagttcaaggtgttgactacgatgagagtttctcactcgtatctatgcttaagtttgtccgaatcatgttagcaattgcgtatgaaatctggcaaatggataaacaaaactgcattccttaatggatttattaaagaagagttgtatatgatgcaaccagaaggttgtgtcaatcctaaaggtgctaacaaaatatgcaaactccagcgatccatctatggactggtgcaagcatctcggagttggaatatacgctttgataagttgatcaaagcatatagttttatacaaacttgcggtgaagcctgtatttacaagaaagtgagtgggagcactacagcatttctgataagtatattgttgatcggaaataatgtagaattattctgcaaagcataaaggagtgtttgaaaggagtttttcaaagaaatacctcggtgaaactgcttacatattgagcatcaagatctatatagatagatcaagacgcttgataatttttttcaatgagtacataccttgacaagattttgaagtagttcaaaatggaacagtcaaagaaagagttcttgcatgtgttacaaggtgtgaaattgagtaagactcaaaacccgaccacggcagaagatagaaagagaatgaaagtcattccctatgcctcagccataggttctataaagtatgccttcctatgtaccagatctattgtataccctacactgattttggcaagggagtacaatagtgatctaggagtagatcactggacagcggtcaaaattatccttagtggaataaggatatgtttctcgattatggaggtgacaaaaaggttcgtcgtaaagggttacgtcgatgcaagttttaaCACTGAtacagatgactctaagtctcaatctggatacatattgaaagtgggagcaattagctagagtagctccatgcagagcattgttgacatagaaatttgcaaaatacatacggatctaaatgtggcagacccgttgactaaaattctctcacaagcaaaacatgatcacaccttagtactctttgggtgttaatcacatagcgatgtgaactagattattgactctagtaaaccctttgggtgttggtcacatggtgatgtgaactattggtattaaatcacatggtgatgtgaactagattattgactctagtgcaagtgggagactgaaggaaatatgccctagcggcaataataaagttattatttatttccttatatcatgataaatgtttattattcaagctagaattgtattaaccggaaacataatacatgtgtgaatacatagacaaacagagtgtcactagtatgcctctacttgactagctcgttgatcaaagatggttatgtttcctagccatagacatgagttgtcatttgattaaggggatcacatcattaggagaatgatatgattgacttgacccattccgttagcttagcacttgattgtttagtattttgctattgctttcttcatgacttatacatgttcctatgactatgagattatgcaactcccttttaccggaggaacactttgtgtgctaccaaacgtcacaacgtaactgggtgattataaaggtgctctacaggtgtctccgaaggtacttgttgggttggcgtatttcgagattaggatttgtcacttcgattgtcggagaggtatctctgggcccactcagtaatgcacatcactataagccttgcaagcattgcaactaatgagttatttgcgggatgatgtattacggaacgagtaaagagacttgccggtaacgagattgaactaggtattgagataccgatgatcgaatctcgggcaagtaacataccgatgacaaagggaacaacgtatgttgttatgcggtttgaccgataaagatcttcgtagaatatgtgggagccaatatgagcatccaggttccgctattggttattgaccggagacgtgtctcggtcatgtctacattgttctcgaacccgtagggtccgcacgcttaaagttcgatgacggttatattatgagtttatgtgttttgatgtacgaaggtagttcggagtcccagatgagatcggggacatgacgaggagtctcgaaatggtcgagatgtaaagatcgatatattggacgactatattcggacatcggaaaggttccgagtgattcgggtatttttcggagtaccggagggttACGGGAATTCGACGgagagtatatgggccttattgggatttaggggaaagagagaggagaggctcgcgccccccaaggcctagtccgaattggactagggggaggggctgcggcccctccttccttctcttctctctccccttcccttgactcctactcctactacttgacaggggggaatcctactcccggtgggagtaggactcctcctagggcgtgccatagagagggccgaccctccccctcctccactcctttatatacggggaggggggcaccccttggagacacaacaattgatcccttggatctcttagccatgtgcggtcccccctccaccataatccacctcgataatatcgtagcggtgcttaggcgaagccctgtgtcggtagaacatcatcatcgtcaccacgccgtcgtgctgacgaaactctccctcaacactcggctggatcggagttcgagggacgtcatcgagttgaacgtgtgcagaactcggaggtgccgtgcgttcggtacttgatcggtcggatcgtgaagacgtacgactacatcaaccgcgttgtgctaacgcttccgctttcagtctacgagggtacgtggacacactctcccctctcgttgctatgcatcaccatgatcttgcgtgcgcataggaaattttttgaaatcactacgttccccaacatattgTACTTCTGGCTCCAACTTTGCTCGACCTTGTTGTCAAGTGTCCAGATCTGCAGCTTACCATAAATAACTTTGTGCCAGGTTTGAGCGGTTGCTATACATATTTTCCCATCTATCTCTCTGATCCTGTACCTACGGGGACCACCATAAACACTATTTTCAAGTACGGATGTTGGCAGTTCTATCCGTGCAAAAGCTTCTTCGCCGAGATCAAAGCACATAACAACATGCTTCCAGTTAGTTGCCATATCATTAGTTAACCAATACATTGTTCCGCCAACATTGATTAGTCCAGAGTTTTTGACGCAACTCAAGCTTAAGGCTTCTGGGGTTCTGATGTCTTTCCATTTCTCATCACCAAGCCTGTAAACTTGAATGATGGTGAATTTGTCTCCATTCTCGGGACGGCCCTCAACATAGTCACCCAAGTGTGTAATTTTGTATTCTCTTGTCAAAGGGTGAAACCCAAAACTATAGAACAAGAATTGGTCGCCACTCAAATTCTTTATAGGTTTCTCAAGATGCAGACATTCGCCAGTTGCAAGGTTAGCTATCTTGATTGTTGATGTCTTTGTGTATAAGCAAATAATCCCATTACATGAACCACAGAGGAAATCATCAGGGTCAATGGTTGGCACTGCATATGTTGATTGTGACCAAGCTTTATCAATTAGAATAGCATCACTCGGGTAATGTTTTCCTGCAACATAATCTTGTTGGAAGAATATGAGGGAATAATGGGATGCATGCTTCAGGTGTGATGTGACAAAATTGGGATCCCGGATCAAGTTTTTCCAGCGCGTACAAACTCCAATACACACCAATAAAGTGCTCACCGGAAGCCGAAAAAATATCCGCTCGATGAGCTCTCTTGGGAGACAGTTTATGGAATATTCCTCATTCCTTTCCTTCTTTGAACCAGCTTCCTCAGAATCCATAATAAGCATACTATAGCCCACTGATACAATCTAACCGTAGAAATATTGCACAAGCATCCGTTGAGACAGTCTAACCACAGAAATATTGCACAAGCACACATTTTAGTAAAATGATGATGTGCACCCCTATATTAGAACTAAAATAACTTGTGGTAAAAAATAAGAATCGGTTCTGAAATTTTGGCCGAAGATCATGACACTCCTACATCCAAGATCATGCTATTTGTTAATGAAATAAACAACCTAGCATGACCTATATTAGTGTAAATTCTTAATTCACCATATTCAAGGGTGAAGATATAAGTTAATATAGGAATCCAGACGTTTAGTGTTTTACAACAATGCTCAGTTCAGAATATTTATGTATAACCTTGATGAAGTTTATTTCTCCTCCAATGTTAAATAACTGGACTGATAACTACCTAAGTAATTGACAACACAACAAAATCAATACCTAGGCAACATACACTTGTATGCAAATAACATAAGTATACACAtgaccacaaattaaaatattgGGTGAAACATAGTTTTGTCGTAATGGAAGTCAGTTACCCATACAAATGAATAGAACATAATTAATTTGATTAAGTTTCAAAAAACATAATTAATTTGATTACATTTCAAGATAATTATTTAATCAATTGGATGATATACTAGATTAGGCAAGTGTTAACAAGAACAAGCAAGCTAAAGTGGAAAGGAATAAAATTACCAGATCTTGTAGAGCACTCATCGTCATACTAAAGATCATCCCAATTGCTCCATATATATAGCCTATAGGCAAGTTAAGTTTACTAATTATACATCTAGAAAAAACTCTAAATTATCTAGTTAGCAAATATAAACACAATATACCTCGCAAATATCTGCATCTTTCTTTGTATGAGAAGTTACCTTTTCTCTATCCCTCTTCCGCACCACCAAATTAAGTCGCCAGAGATTATCTTGGATGCTAGAGTGTCAAGACTTATGTCGCCAAGGTGCGGGTGGTTGCTTCGGCTATCTCTACCCAAGATGTGTAAGTTAGAAAAGGCACCCTGACAACAAGCCACAATTCGGTACTCAGAGAAGCGGCGTGAAGCAAGACTGTAGATCTTCGCTAATGGATGGCACGAATAGGTGATCGAGGAAGCATGTGGAGCAGAGGTAGGGGTGAGAATGTGGTTCTCGTGGGCgcatgagggggggggggagctGTGGACGCGCGATGCAGCACCAAATTTGGGGGCGAGGCGGGGGCGGCTAGGATGGAAGGGGGACGGGAGAGGTCGAGATATATATATGACTATGCTAGGGTTTTGTGTGGGCCTTTGGGCCAATCGGCTAGGGCGGCTAGCAATTTTGGGTCGTAGCCCAAGCCCACACTACCAAAGATTTGGAATCTACTAGAGTACTAGCGTCTGTTTGGATGGGCGCCAATTATTTGGTCTGCCCAGGCCCATGTGCTTTTCCAATTCATTTCATGCCCACAGTTTAGGCGAGAGGCTTGTGACCGAATCCTAAGCAAAGTTGTACTTGAGAGCCTTTATAATTTAGTGATTCTTTCTTCTTATTCATAAGACCACCATCATAATATTTTCTGTTATTCAATATGTGTTGGTGCTAAAAACATGGTCGGTTTCAGAGCTACCAATTcttccacacacacacacatggatTAGGAGAATTGTAGCCATGGTTTATAGATTATAGAAGCAATACATGTTTATTTCAGTAGTATTCATATACGGGTGTTGTGCTTATGTTTAAAGATTCAGACTTCAACTTTAAGCATCGGGTAGATGATCTGACTCATTCTTACTAAAAGGTACAAAAAATATACCGTGTTGTGCGGCAGATCTTCTCTCAATGTTTAACAATTATATTCTTATAAGTAGCATTCTATTCTAGAAATACTTGTTGTTAGTTGTTATCCGCTCATATGTAGATCTTTGAGAGGTTAGTTTACACCATCATGCACCATGTGCTATATTTAATAACGAATTTTATACTACTTTTTAAGGCGACCATGCTAAAAGAATAATAGCTTATTATAGCATTTCTAAATTATGCTAATGTTGTTACCCCTTTGATAAGCTAAATACACCCACACAAAAAACTCGGTGTAGATGTGGTATGGCCATGAAAGGCAATAACTATTAACTAACCTATCTTTATCATCCATATCATCTAGCTTCTATTTGGTCAATCCCTTATCTCTACAACCTCTAAGCTCAATGGGTACTTGTGGCTGCTTCTTTTTTATGGTGGTGTTCCTGCCTACCGATGAGTGATAACCTCTCACCCATTGAACTGCCCGAAATTGAAAAGCAATATTTGTACATGTAAACTTCACATACACCATCCAAGAGTCACACATATACAAGGTTAAATAGACCATCATCAATGGTAAAAAAAGTCCGATAAGGTAAAAACAGCGCAACAAGGCATGTGTCTGTGTCTGGTATATCTGTACGCGTGATGTGTAAGCTTACTATTTTTGTTCAACATAGTTACAAGATCAAATTATATAAAAGTCCTTATTCCACTTTACAAATGGCATGTGCATATATGGTGAGAAGATAAAAACCTACACACAACAGGTGTTTGCCATACAGTGCCAAAAAGGCTTTCACCCGCTTTATAGATAAAGTATAACCATTGCACGATACAAAGTCCGGAGTTCAAAATAGGAAAGGTTGAAAagaaaaaacaacaacaacaagaaaataaaagggGGTACATGCTGGGGGACACCAGCCCCAAAAAAAAACAGTAAATCTGCATCATTAACTTGTAGGTCTATGTATCCAAGGATAGGAGAAGAATTCATGTCTATCTATCTAGATCTCTATGCAGATTAAGGGCGTGTACACTTGTGCTATTTTTGAAGTGCCACGTAAGATAAGTGTtgatgtggaggaaagagaaaCTATAATAAAAGACTTGTCTTCTCTTGATTAAGAGATAGTCTCTCAACAAGAATATATCTCATCACCTATTTAAGGATATCTATTTATTGTCTTCTCTTAATTATATGGTGGGCTTTAGATAACACTGTATATGCCTTAACTGAGATAAGTTGCTTGTTGTTCCTAACTTACATGTCACTGTTTGTTTTCCAACGGCTTAGGTGGGGCTAATTACGGTAATCCGATAAAACATAATACCCCATGAAAGCATAAAACACCGTGTGACATttggtataagaaaataaaattataGGTCATAAGACAAGAAAATTTGAAGTTTTTgtatattttacactatgtttttacgtttgtaattttacataacataaaatattttttacggcgatGATATATTTTCTTACGGTCTCTTTTTACGTCAGAAATAAGATAAAACTTACGAAACGTAAAATTACAGTGCACTGATGGTAAAATATAGGGGGGTGAAGAATAattattcctcacccagggtgacgaatagtcaatccctATCTGACCTATTGTCAGGAGGTCATCTCTAATCAAGGTAACTAGGCCATCTCTAATCAAGCTAACTAGGACTGACCTGAATATATATCTATTTGATCTTCCACCAGTCTGTATACATCAACAAGCTGCAAAAGAGAATATATATCTATTTGATCTTCCACCAGTCTGTATACATCAACAAGCTGCAAAAGAGAGAAACATGTCGCAGTAAGCCATCCAGAAATCTGTCTGAGTCAAACATTGCACAATCTATTTAGAGCAGTACCTGTTCTCTTCTACATGCAACTTGGAGTCCTTGGTGAAAGCCATCATAAGTTGTCTCCCGATCCCAGAATCAATAGGAATAGCCGCGCTCCATTCTTTATTGTGCCAGTGAGGTCAAATTTCTTCTCGGTTTGTCTACAGCACAGAAGATCAGAACACTTATATGAACGACTAGATATACACAACATGATACAACAAATAGGCCTACTATGCACGGGAGCGACTTTATGGTGGACGCCGGCTCGTGTGGACTGTATTCTAGCCATACAACGATTCCTCGAGATGCCTGTCCCCGTGCTCGTTTCTAGGAGTAGGGTGTAGGTGCTATGGCGTACGAGCTTGGCACAGGTGTTTCCTCGCGTCGATGTGTGCATgcacatgccgcagggacggaggAGTTGGTGGCATGACCTGGCGATGTACTCCTACTAGCTTTTGATGGGTGGTGCGGGCCACAATGCAGAAACCTTTGCACGTCAGGACGTGGCGAAAAGAGACCCTGCCAATGTTCCATCATGCACAGTGCGCATCTCTTGCGTCTACGTCTACTGGATCTAAAAAGAAAATTAGTCCGGGTCAATAATCAAATCTACTTTAGTAGTTTAATGTGACGGATAAAAATCAGATTGATAAAATCTAAGAACAGTATGGTGGACGGGTGCATTTGATCTTTATTTTTCAAATGATTTAAAAAGCATATTTGTCAAATTTCCAAAAAAACCTTTGAGATGAACCTGTGAAATTTCGTTCAAAAAATATTATGACTTGCAAGCTGTACAAAAAAAAAATCTTAGCCCAACAATAAAAAAATTGACCCACTTTTATTGACGTATTTGTTTTTATTTGTTTACGTCGCGTATGATAGTATATTGTTATGAAATTTTGTTGAATGTGTTATATGTGCATTTGTGTATGTACAaatatttttgatttttttgcgCTGTGGAAATATTGTTTTTCTCAAAAGTCCACCAAAAGACATTTTCACCTTCTTATAGACTAGGCTCCAAGATGGTTTGTGGCCAAAGAACAAAATTTGGTAATACAAAAAATTATATAACAGGCGGCACAGTAATATTAATCTTTTTTTACGGGAGAGTAATACATTAATCTAACAAACTGTGTGAGACCAATTCTTGTTCAGAGCCCCAACCGTGCAGAAACTTCTAAGAGCATCTCTAGTAGACCCCGCATAAGTGGTCAAACCCGCAAAATTTTGGCGTTTTACAGTTTCGGGCAAAAAAGTGTCCAGAACAGAAACCGTAAAAGTGGTCCAACCCGTAAAAATTTTAAGGGCCACCGCAAATGCACACCCGAAACCCTTATCTTTGGAGGTTGCAAGGCCGAATTTAGGGGGCCCTGTATACCGGTCAAACCTCGTCGGAGCAAACACGCCGCCGCGGAGTTTGCCGGAATCCGCCCTAAACTCGCCGGAATTCATCACCGCACATCGGAAAAGGCCGCTAGACGGCGCGATCGCTCGCCGCCGGTTCGAATTGGACGAGCTCGACATCGTCGTGGCCTCCCATGACCTCAGCCTGGCCGCCGGAATCCTCCCGACGCGGCAGGCAAAGGGGCACGGCTCGCCTGGCAATAGAGCaaggcgcggacgacggaggcgacggggcgtggccggcaaggctgggcgcggacgacggaggcgacGGGGCGTGGCCGGCGAGGCTGGGCGCGAGCGGCGCGGTGATGAGGCGCGGCCGGCAGGGACGGGGCGCGACCGATGGACGATGGGGCACGGCTGACGGGCGACGGGGCATGGCCTGCGGGCGACGGGGCGCGGCCGACGGGGTTGGGCGCGGCCGGCGtggccggcgcggccggctagaGGAAGgggcggcaacggccggactggaggaaGGAGCTCTTTATTCCAGTTTTGCAGTTTGTTTTACAGTATCTGTTCGGCCGCGCTAGTTTTCGACCCGCAAACGCGATCTTCG contains:
- the LOC123497255 gene encoding F-box protein At3g07870-like is translated as MLIMDSEEAGSKKERNEEYSINCLPRELIERIFFRLPVSTLLVCIGVCTRWKNLIRDPNFVTSHLKHASHYSLIFFQQDYVAGKHYPSDAILIDKAWSQSTYAVPTIDPDDFLCGSCNGIICLYTKTSTIKIANLATGECLHLEKPIKNLSGDQFLFYSFGFHPLTREYKITHLGDYVEGRPENGDKFTIIQVYRLGDEKWKDIRTPEALSLSCVKNSGLINVGGTMYWLTNDMATNWKHVVMCFDLGEEAFARIELPTSVLENSVYGGPRRYRIREIDGKICIATAQTWHKVIYGKLQIWTLDNKVEQSWSQKYNMLGNVVISKNFLCARKIMVMHSNERGECVHVPS